One stretch of Pelmatolapia mariae isolate MD_Pm_ZW linkage group LG3_W, Pm_UMD_F_2, whole genome shotgun sequence DNA includes these proteins:
- the LOC134623879 gene encoding Fc receptor-like A produces MVNLTVTGGSVILQSPVLPVMEGDDVTLLCKTKTTPSNLPAAFYKDGSLIRKQPTGHMTIQHVSRSDEGLYKCDISGHGESPSSWITVTDKHTTTPPPTSRPPIMTTSNPGSSLIPVLDQSVLWLWCYWFCCWK; encoded by the exons gtcactg gtggatcagtgatcctgcagagtcctgtcctccctgtgatggagggagatgacgtcactctgctctgtaaaacaaagaccactccctccaacctcccagctgctttctataaagatggctccctcatcaggaagcagcctacaggtcacatgaccatccagcatgtttccaggtctgatgaaggcctctacaagtgtgacatcagcggtcatggagagtctccatccagctggatcactgtcacag acaaacacaccaccacacctccacctacatccagaCCTCCAATTATGACCACCTCTAACCCTGGTTCCTCTCTCATACCTGTGTTggatcagtctgtgttgtggttgtggtgttactggttctgctg CTGGAAGTGA